The Chiroxiphia lanceolata isolate bChiLan1 chromosome 3, bChiLan1.pri, whole genome shotgun sequence DNA segment tttaatatgtttatattCTTAATCCTATTTCACCCTTGTAGTTGCAAGTATATCTGCTATTAATAGAACATTTCCCTATTTTTTTGGTACCCTGTTTTATCTTCTCCAGTGTGTCCAACGCCTGTCTGTGCTCTCTGAGAAGCACTTTTCATTACCTTTTGTCTTGTAtaacttttcctctttctattttaatatatgtaGTTTGGAAACTTATTCAGGAAGAAAGGgctggtgcttttttttttcatgtttattgcTTAAAATTTAAGCTTTTAACATCTATTTATAATCTGAGTATGGAGGCATCTCTTGGATATCTACCTATGACTGGTGGTATTAGAGAGcttattctggttttattattatttattcttgGTTTGTAAGTGGTATAAAGCCTAGACAGAGTAGGCTCAGACAGAGTAATCCCAATGATTCTCAGTTTTCCCTCAGCTAAAGATATTTTCTGGGATCGGCCTGGAGTGAGGGAGCCACTTTttggagctcagcacagcaggttTCCGGGAAGCACGATCTGACTGCGGGAGGATGGCTCAGGTTGCAGTTTATCTGGTGGCTGCCTGTTTTAATCAACCTTGCATCCTCCTTTGTCATCAAATGAGTCTTCACACCGCAGAAAAACGACACCTTCTGCAAATAAATTTAGGAAGTGGTGTTTTTTGAAATTACGAGTTCAGACTGGTCATATCTGGCAGACTAatggcagaggcagagggaaaaaatgtggTCGcttcacattcttttaaaaactaatgCTGAGATCTCTTTTGCATTCAGTGGTAAGCTAGGTCAAAAATAGCTGAATATCTACTTCCCTGTGATTGAACTTCTTGttcaaacaaaaaagtaatattAACAGAGAACACTGAGTTTGGTGAGcttgagcaaaaaaaaattaagatggGGTTTAGGGGATTTCTGCTTGGTGGGAACCTGGGAACTGTGGGGGAGAAAATGGAGGAGTACACATTTGACACGTCTGGGTGGAATCAAGCTTAATAAGATCAAAAATGCAGGAAGGATGTCATTTTGCCTGAAACTTCATCATACACACATGTTTTTCCCATCTGCAGTagcagtaaataatttttttgttggtgaGTGTTGCGAGTCCTCCCATCCAAGAAGAAAGCTTGATGAAAATCAGAAGTCAAATTTAACAGTATTTACCAGTCTGCCGAGCATCTGTTGACCTGGCTAGTGCCTCCTTGGCAGTGAATCAAAAGGTTGGAATAAAAAAGAGTTGTTGGAGAAGATCTATTACATAGTAGAAAAAAGTAAGCTATGGGGTTTAAACAATGTATGTATTATTAACCTCTTAATGGTTCACAGTTAGCTCGTTTCTGTTAGCAAActgtttcatttcacttttagCTGTGTATTTCACTTTTAGCTGTGTATTACAGCTCCATAAGAGGCAAGAAATTAATATTGAGACATAGTATGGAACctgaatgaaagaaatttgTATGACTGCCCATGGATTAGATGAAGACTTAAAGATGAAAATCTTTCTGCTTTGATGTAGAAATACTAAGTGTATTGTTGTCACTTGTGATTTCTGACTTACAAATTTGCAGGGGGGGTGTAAAAGCCTttagttttgggggtttttttccaaaagatgGATCCCCACTTTCACGTGCAGACAAAGCAGGCTGTTGTATCTAATTTTATCTTAATTGCGACTCTCAGGAGAGCTCTTGGACTTTAGTGAACAGTGTTTGTGAGGCACAACCTACCAACTAGTCGAAAACTTCCACTGTCTCCAGAAATGTGGGAAAGTCCACTGGACTAATATTCAGGGAACATCTGTGGGAACAGCTCATTTGTGACAGGGCTGGATATCTCTGCAGCCCTTGGGAGAGTCTGGTTAGTACATACTCACAAAGGAAAACCCAGAAACCACAGGATTGCGAAGATCTTGGATTCCTCCTGTCTGAAGCCACTATTTTACAGCAGAACAGGCTGGGCCGACTCGGACAAATAGCAGAGTCACCAGGATTCACGGGTGCTGTTGTGCCCAAGGATGATGAGAGCTGCTTCTGTTCCTCCCCCAAATGCAACAGGTGCCCCCTACTTGCCCCAAATCCAgtaaatgttttcttctaagGGTGATAAGTGAAGAAATACATCTTGATGTTAACAAGAATTGGCTTTGTGTGATCAAGGTGTTCGGCTGAGCGGGGTTCCTTGGCGTGTTCCTCCTGTCTGCAGCTggttccccctctccctgcatgTGTTCCTGGGCTTTCAAGGTTACATTTCTAAAAGCATGTGAATTACAAGGGTTGTGATACAGGAGAAGCCTCTTACCCCCACCTCCCAGAAACCTGAAGAGGCAAGTTTAGTAATATGGTACACGGCACTgaattgtttgttttcctgggcTTTGTGCTAcaggctggcagcagcctgCAATTTTGAGAGTCAGGTGGAGGAAGTGCCTACACATGCTGACATGTCCAGAGCTCTTGGAGCTCTTCTGTGATGGCTGACaagtaatgtttttctttctgtgttcttttttccccagtgtgtCTTATCAATTCTTGTTTCTCACTAGTATTGCGTGCTTGTcgggttttatttctcagaagAGATAATGAATTTAAGtctgttttcctgttctgtgtACCAAGGCACATGTCTAGTGGATCTAATTAAGCTAATACAAAACTCTCCAGATTGTCAAATATTGTTTCATGAAGGAAATAGTATTTGAAGTCATATTTTTGTTGGCTGAATTATATTTGGAGATATGGTGTGTATGTGTTGAAGGTGAACACAAGGAGAATTCAGTAGGACCAAAACTCTTTCCTCTGTTAAAAAGCATCTGCTCAGCCTCTGGAAAGAAAGGTATTGCCATTTGCTGAGGGTaggatttctgtgctgaaatGGTAGATTACTTGTGATTACCAATAAAAATTGGAATTAGGTCCTACATAACTTTTTTCTCTCAGGGTCATACTTCTAACACAGTGTTTCTTCGCATGCTGTAGAACTGCATAGGGATGAGACaatctgtaaataaaaaggGGACTGTGATAATATATTACAAAAGTGCTCAGTTTAGACCACTGAAGAGAGAAGGTGGGAAGCGACTGAGGCAGGATCTCCATGTACACACACTTAGCTCAGAATATAAAGTCTTTATAATACAATGACCTGTGTCACTAACAGTACAGTGACTCACAGTACAGCAGCAGATTCTGCACTTTGAGGCCTGTCTGGACTAAGTAATTGGCATCAATAGGATGCATCCCTCTAGAACCAATGCTGACAGTGATTCAGCTGGGGGAGCAGATGGATGAAACAGGTTTCAACACCTTTAAGTACTGAGAATTTTCCAGTTGTAATGCTGGACTGTGCATGTGTTGTTTACTTCCAGCAATAAAACAATCTTTGCCGTGGCAATGGGAGCTGGACAACAGCTGGTCATGCTCCTCTGAAGCTCCTGAAGGGTTTAATAGCATGAGAGGGAGATTTATAATCAGATATATTTTATCTGTCTCTAATTACAAGCACAGAAGAACCACTCGTGTtctaacttttaaattaatccTTAGAAATATCAATGTGATGTATTCACTGTAATTTGATATTCTGTGTAAAAAATGAGCATTGTTAAAAGTAATAGAAAGAACTGTTTGCAATGTTATACAGAGTATGActggaaatataattttttgcCAAGTTAACTTAAGAGATTTCCTCAAACTTAAAAAAAGTCTGAACTGTGGCCCTTCATGTGAGCAATAGAGTAGAACTACACATGtataaaaaatgaattatatAAGTGTTCATGCAATAAAGATCAGCAAAGACTTTAATTGTTCTCTCATTCTTTGTCCACAGTGAAATGTTTCCAAGTTaagatgaaaaagaatattaaaattagtTGCTGTTCTTATGTGACTTGAAAACCATTATAGCTGGTGGGTTTCATTGaggaatttcaaagaaaatatatcttcATTAATGTCTTCATGCAGCTGTATCAAAGTATAACTTATTGATTGTGTGTACCCACTTCcagttaatttttcttaaaggattttttaagTAATAGTCATACTTCCAAGAAGAGAGAGATTCTAGCCCTGAACTATGGATAAATATTCCACCAAAATACAGTTATGGTTATTATCTTTTGGTTCCTTAGCTGTGTACAGCAAGTTTCTTATGTGTGTACAGTATAAATCCACATTGTGTGGACGTGTGCAAGAGGGAGAGATATAAGTGATTACGAATTATCTTACCTGGTTTCCCTCCTCTGTTTTATGTGACAGTATTTTGGTAGCAAACTATATCAGGATGCTTTTAATGCATAAAGGTACAGAGTTTTTAAATTTAGCTCACAGTAGATCTTAACTAATTGTCAATCTGCTGATGATCTTCACCAAACAGCCAGGTTGAACTGTCCTGTATAAGCCCCAGCAATattgttttaccttttttatgctttaaaactGCAAGTTTGGTCATCTTTCGGATACACTTCAAATTCAGATTTCTATCACATGTCAAGCACAATAAGGTTTGTGTGTCTGTGGCTTTTTATCAGCTTAGCAGAGCACTGCCAGTGATgcctaaagaaaattcagggagaaaaaaactctgaggcaatttagttttgaaggtgagataaggaaagggttttaatttgtgcctgTGAGGCATGAGATTGCAAGACGTGCACGTCCCCCagtgttacaatttataatactgccTGTCCAATCTGAGGTTTTCCCACCCTGTGGCTTTTGCCCTGAACCACCCctggcccagccctggggaatTGAGGCAGGGGTCTTTTCAGGACCCTCTCTTCATCagtcttcatcttcttcagggTACAGGGGGCACATAGTTGCCCAGAGTTTGATTGTACTCTTCAGTTTAGGCCAAGATACAAGCATTCTCCAAACAGAACAGGCCTATCTTAGAGTGAGACTAAGCATGTTCTAATGGAATCcaggggtagaattgatatggggagtatagaatggggtaagagggttggTAATCTATGTAGCTTCTGTGTTAAGGGTAAGGgaataaaatgctgctgcttctaaatctacttctgctATGTAACTgcttataaaacttataaaaattagaaaaatcaaaaaaccagatggaccttaaggcatcaccAGGAATCTTGCTGCTGCTTGCGAAAGGAGTTGTTGTGAAGAGggtgggttaaaaaaaaatccgaAAGAATTacaaatgtgaaatatttaaaggtTATAAAATCTAGTCTAGAAAAGGGTTACTTGGTATGACCATGAATCTGCATTAGGTTCGTATTTAATGCGGATGAGCTGTTTCTCCCTGGTACCTTTGCATCATTCAGTGCAGAGGACACAGTTTATGTTCTTGGTTTCTGCACAGGAATAAAACAGAAGGCAATTTTCTGCACAGCTGAACTGAGAAGAAAGTCTGCATCTCAGCTTGATCTTGGCAGGGCTTACATAAGGTGCTGGGCTCTGTGCTTGTTGATTCACCTCCACTCCTCCCCCTGTTCAcccaaaccaacacaaaagATGTACACAAGCAGCAGTTGGTGTCACACAACACGCAAACAGATCCCCACACAGATGTAGTGATGTGAAGAGTGTTAAGCCAGAAATATTCCACGCTGCTGTTAATAGACAGTCCTGTCCCTGTAAGATGTGGATGTAGGAAAGGACTGTAAGTCTAAgtagcttttcttttgaaagtgaaaagaagtgctttttttcttttacagcatAATTAGTTAGTACAGGATAATTACCTCTTaggttaaatattttcagtataaaGCAAATGCTATGTACTGATATGTCAAGTGCCCTCTAGAAAAGACAGAACAGTGCACAAGCCACCTcaaattttataataaaatcacGGATGCTCCTATGAAGCTGGAACCTTGATACAGCTGAGGGTTTGCTTCTAGTATTGATTgccatttcttttctcagtcACGTACCAGATGGCAGCTAAACTATTGTGAAAGCAAGGCAAGGCAGCTcatcccttttaaaaaaacactaCAGCTGCTTCAGTTTTCAGATAAGCACTGCCCAGGTTTTGCAGACGAGCAGTGTGAGATTACAGAGTGTGTGTCCTGCCAAAAGCCACACGATGTCACCCCCTCGGCTCATGAGAAGGGGATCGTTACTTCCCTGAATTCACGGAGGAGAATTCAGCAGAAGCAATACCATGTCAAGGAGGATAAAATCGAGGCAAATCCCAAGGATTGGCTGCATTTCACCTTGCTGTGCTTCCATATCAGCACGTGCTTGGAGGTGATGTGTTCATTTTGGATAAGCTGCATCCGTTTGGTGTGAAAATTAAGCGAATTGAAACTACAATGAGGAAACTTAACCACACTTTCCTCTCTCCACCTCCTGACTTCCCCTCCCTTCATGGCCATATGTAGCAACCATTGCCACTTAGGCAATGCAAATATAAGGCTGTGGGATTAccaggaaaaatagaaaaactgtATATCTGTATAAAAAGGGGGTTTAGgaagaataataatttctgttgctgCACAGGGGGGAGAGTAAATGACCCCATCCACTCCATTGCAAAACACAAGTGTTTTTCCTTAACAAAGTCCACCAATGCTCCAGAAGAAGCTGCAGTTgcattttaaaggcttttttcgACCTTACAGATACAGTAATATAGatgaaaaaatgcagttttgcatttttccacGCACGTGGACTCTCCCTTGAAAGACTCATGCTCgtggtgctgcagagcctgcGTTCCTGGTGCAGTGTGGGTATGCCTAGGGCACAGTGAGGAAAGGGCCAGGCAGACAGCGAGAAGCCTCCTTGTTATCCTGTGCCAGTATTGCATTCCCAAAGGCTCTCCCAGTTCCCTCATGGCTGTTACTGATCCACTACCCTCCCGCTGTGTTGGGGCAGGAATCTGGGATAAGTAGTAGAACACTTGCAAATTGAGTTTTAATGAAAGTTGTCGGGTTATTTGCATAACCCAGATTTGTTTGTACTACCCCTTTAAGATCCAATATTTGTCAGACCCTAAAGATCTGACCTTTCTGTGGACGGTTAAAGAGTGATTTTGAGCAAGCTTTTCCCTTTtgctccttttattttccctacAGTCGATTGCTTCAGCGGACATGGATTTGAATCAGCTGGAAGCTTTCCTCGCCgcccaaaccaaaaaacaaggTGGCATCACGTCAGATCAAGCCGCAGTCATTGCAAAATTTTGGAAGAACCACCGAACTAGTATCCATGAGAGCCTGATCAATCAGAGCCGCTGGGATAATGTCTTGAAAAACATGAACTGGCGAGTGGATCTGAAGTCACAGTTGAGACACATCGATCAGATAAACACTCCTGTTGCCATAGTTGAAAtggaagtgggaaaaaatgGGCAGGTAAgctttcttttgcaaaatataaaacccCTGATGTAACTGTGTAAGTGCTGAGACATTTTACCTGTTGTTGAATTCACTGCATCCAAATCAAGTCAGTTTATTTTTCACCACTGGGCCTTTAAGTGTACTTGAAGTTCTGGTCCATTTCTGCATACAAAGACCCATTCTGTGTGGTGAATgcaattttcccctttttttaaatcttcatatGTGTATTGACAGCTCTCTTTACATTAAGCTTGAAAAGTCAGAGGATGTAGATATCAAACATTATCTTGTAATACTGTTTGTATTCCATGTACTGTGAAGTcaattagtctttttttttttcaatcaaacACTAAAATTAGGTAATATCTGCAGTGTAGAAGCTGGAAAAGTAAAGTTAACAAATTATGAAGATCGAACATCCCTTACATTTTAGAACAAATGAGGGGAAagactcatttttattttacataacaCCTATTTTTATGTGAGAAGCACGTCTTTATTACCTGTCACGTTATGCAATCTGGCCTTATCTGCCTGAAAGatatctctctctatatatagaTCTGTCAGTGCTGAACACTGCATatcttttttaatcttcatgGTTCATATGAATGTACAGCTAAAGACATAGCTTCCCATCTTcaattttgctgtcattttctaACAGGAAATGTGTTTCAATTTGGTATCTTTTCCCTCTGCAATGTGTTACTAAATTTTAAAACCTCATTTCTTAGCAGTAGCTACTGCAAATCACCATGAGCTAATTTGGGTGTTTTGATGCTGATAGTTAACATTTAGCAAGTTTCCTTGTATTTTATAATGTTTGAGTAGCTTATAGCAAGAGTACCTGAATTAGGAATACCTCAATATATGTACATACctgggatgttcctgtgcaTACTGAATGATTGACTCGAAACTGCCTGGCT contains these protein-coding regions:
- the COMMD1 gene encoding COMM domain-containing protein 1 isoform X3, which gives rise to MAAPEPPPPEGSRPLSALLGGIAQAAFHGNAAVTDELLRGQLYPEAPPEEFRALRAKMGGLLQSIASADMDLNQLEAFLAAQTKKQGGITSDQAAVIAKFWKNHRTSIHESLINQSRWDNVLKNMNWRVDLKSQLRHIDQINTPVAIVEMEVGKNGQ
- the COMMD1 gene encoding COMM domain-containing protein 1 isoform X2 yields the protein MAAPEPPPPEGSRPLSALLGGIAQAAFHGNAAVTDELLRGQLYPEAPPEEFRALRAKMGGLLQSIASADMDLNQLEAFLAAQTKKQGGITSDQAAVIAKFWKNHRTSIHESLINQSRWDNVLKNMNWRVDLKSQLRHIDQINTPVAIVEMEVGKNGQGSIQSTWPEG